TCACTGCTATAATATATGTGCTCATGTACTATTCCAATGCAACAAGGTTTTTCAGATATTCTGAGGAGAATCATGCCTTCAGGTCTATCCCAAATAGAGAAATAATAATGATTGCCATAAACCAGGTCGCCATACTGGGGCTGGTATTTTTTGTACTTCTCTCCTTTGGCTATTATTTAAAAGGATTTAACCTCTTGAATTCGCCTCTGGGGGTAGTGTACGGCGCTGGTTATACAGATATACACGTGACGCTGCTCTTTAACAGGATACTCATAGGTTTATGTATTGCAGCAGGTATCATATTTGCGGTAGGCGGCCTCAGGAGAAACATAAGGCTTACTGCATCTGGACCGCTTCTGGTTATAGCTGTAGTGGTAGTGTCATATATAGCCAGTGCTGTTGTCCAGAATTTTGTAGTTTCGCCAAATGAGTTTAACAGAGAAAAGCCGTATATTAAAAACAATATCGAGTTTACACAACTCGCTTATGGTGTGAATAACATAAAGAGGATAAGCTTTGGAGATGTACAGGATATAAGCGATGTTGATATGAACATGAACAGGAATACCATAGACAACATACGTATAAATGACTACAGGCCAGTGATTCAGGTTTACAATCAACTTCAGGGCATACGGATGTATTATAGATTTAACGACGTAGATATTGATAGGTACAATATTGATGGTAAGCCAACAGAAGTCTTTCTATCTGCAAGGGAACTCGATAAGAACAGGATTTCAGACCAGGCCAGGTCATGGATAAACATGCACCTTGTCTACACTCATGGCTATGGTGTGGCGGTAACCCCTGTAAACAAGGTGACTCCGGAAGGGCAGCCAGAATTCATTGTAAAGGACATACCACCTAAAGGGAGTATACAAATAAACAGGCCGGAGATCTATTTTGGTGAACTAACCAATGACTATGTTATCGTTAATACTGATGCAAAAGAGTTTGACTATCCTGCCAGTTCGGGAGAAGATAACGTGTATACGGAGTATAGCGGCAAGACTGGCACAAAACTGGGATTTTTTAATAGAATTTTATACACCTTGTACACAGGCGATGTAAGGCTGCTGTTTTCGAGTGATATAGGGCCTGAAAGCAGGATATTAATAAACAGGAATATAATGGACAGGGCACAGAGGATTGCACCTTTTCTTATGTATGACGAAGACCCGTATCTTGTGATTGACAATGGCAAGCTTTACTGGATGTTAGATGCTTATACGGTAAGCAATAACTTCCCGTACTCCACGACTTCTGTCATAAATGGCAGGCAGTTTAATTATATAAGGAATTCGGTCAAGGTAGTCATTGACGCCTATGACGGCTCTACTGACTTTTATATATATGACAGCAATGACCCTGTCATAAAGGTATATCAGAGCATATTTCCCTCCCTCTTCAAGCCTTTTGAGGCCATGCCCGAGGGGTTAAAAGAACATATAAGATATCCCCAAACGCTGTTTGACATACAGTCAGTTATATATGGGACATACCACATGGATAATGAACAGGTATTCTATAACAAGGAAGACCTCTGGAACATAGCTAAAGAGAGATATCAGGAAGAGGTACAGGATATAGAGTCGCAATATATTTATATGGCGCTGCCTGACAATAGTGGTGAAGAAGAATTTATTATTATGGTACCTTACACACCGGCCACGAAAAACAATATGATATCATGGATGGCTGGGTATACAGACAGTGAAACCAAAAAGCCAATCCTTGAGATATATGAGTTTCCAAAAAATGTCCACGTGTATGGTCCTTTGGAGGTAGAAGCGCGTATTGATGAGGATGCCCATCTCTCACAACAGATAACACTGTGGAATCAGAGCGGTTCGTCGGTGATACGTGGAAACACATTGGTTATACCAATAGACAGGTCTATACTATATGTAGAACCACTCTATATATCATCCAGTGCTGAGAACAGCATACCAGAGGTAAAGCGTATAATAGTCTCTGACGGGTCAAAAATAGTTATGGCTGACACCATACAGGGTGCACTGGGGCAGCTCATTGGCAACCAGCAAGAAGCGACACAACCTGCTGCACCTGAAGTATCAACGGATGTAATCGTGCAGATAAGAGATGCGTATAACAAAGCAATAAATGCTTTGAAGGAGGGCAACTTTACAGAGTTTGGCAGGCTTATGGACGAGCTTGGAAAGATAATAAATGCCAAGTAGTGAGGAGAGATGGTATGGATATTGTGATTGACCGTAAGGTAAAGGAGTACCTTAAAAGGAAAGGAGAGAATGCTATAACCGTTAAGTTGGTTACAGCAGATAGCTGCTGTGTACCTGGTGCCTTCCCTTCTGTAGAGGTTGGGCGACCAAAGGATGAGGAACTGGAGAGGTTTAAGAAGCTCAATGTTGATGGCACTGATGTCTATGTTCACAGTATGATAGAAGTAAAGGAACGGGGACTTAAGATTTATATGGAGGGATTGTCGTTTTTGAGCAGACCTGCAGTGGATGGGGTAAAGGTCTTCTAGAAGTGTAAATTATGAGGACAGAGTAAAATACTGTACGTTTCCAACCTCATGCTGGGTCCATGTGCCAATCAAATCGGTTATGATGGGCAGTTCTGGGGATGTGGATTGGTTAAAGGATTTGAGGTATGTGTGCAAAACATTGATATAAAAGGGTATGGCATCAGACTTTATTTTGAGGGGATTAAACTATTTTAAGGGGGATACAGGATGGGCTATAGGGCAGTGTTGTTTGACGTGGATGGAACAATAATTGATACAACTGATGCTATCATAAGCTCACTAAAGAGGGTACTCATGGAGTTTACCAGTATAGAATACAGCGAAGAAGAACTCTATGTAAGCATGGGTATAACAGGCAGCATGACCATGGACATATTTGGGGTTGCCGAGAAGGATAAGGCCATTAAGCTGTGGGACAGATATTTCTTACAGCAATATGATAAGGTGTCATTTTTCCCTGGTGTACGTGAGACACTGGATTCTATTAAAGAGATGGGCTTTTTGACTGGTATTGTTACATCGAAGACGAGGCATGAGCTTTCCTCTGAAAAGATACTGGATGAGGTCCGGGATGATTTTGACGTTATAGTATGCGCTGACGATGCTAAAAGGCCCAAACCCAATCCTGACCCTGTATTAAAAGCCATGGAAATTTTGAGTGTGAAAAGTAAAGAGTGTATCTATATTGGCGATAGTCTCTATGACCTTTTGGCTGCCAGATCTGCTGGAGTATCTTTTGGTGTGGCAGTGTGGGGCTCAAAAAAACCTGAAAAGCTCTTTGAGCTGGACCCGGAGCATGTGTTTAGCGACCCGAGAGAGATAGTGGATTTGCTTAAGGCAGGTGCTGCAAATGGGGGCAATTGATGGCAGGATAGGTGGCATAATTGGTGGATATGACATACATGTGAGGGTGGGCAGTGGAAAGATGGAAGGCAGGATGGGAGGACAGATAAGCGGAGCCAATATTGACTTGGACTATGATTTTGACGAGGGGTATATAAGAGGCAGGATAGGTGGCATAATTTTTGGTAAGGACTTGGATATGAATCTGTCAAGATATGGTGCATACGGGAGGTTAGGTGGTTTTATAGACGGTAATGATATAAATGTAAATGTTGCTGGCGACAGGGTTACAGGACGATGTGGAGGAGAAGTGGTTGGTTTCGACATAAGTCTGAAGATTAACGGCGATGAGGTGACGGGCCATCTGGGCGGGGATTTTATAGGAATGGATGTTGATGTGATAGCATCGGATGTGGAACCTGTCCTTATAGGGGTATGTGTGTCAATAGTGTATTATTATCAGACTATGCACAGAAATAATAGCAGTTCTGGAGGGGGCAACAGCAACTAAAGGCCGCCTCCTTTAATTTTGTCACGTTATGGTCAGACAATACTGATTTTCTATTGTTTGACTATATGCACAATATAATGTTTAATAAAATATGGAGGACAAAACATATTTTGCTTTAGGTGATCCGCAGGAGCGTGCTATAACATTAACCCTCCCGATACTCCATTTGATATTCTGTGGCATGTATTCGATCTGGGCATATTTGTCATTTTTGGTTGATACTTGCCAAAAGTATCGCGAGTTACGTTTAAGGGGAGAGTTTTATGTTATTGCCACGATTGATGAGGTTTTGCAGATTTACAAAATTAAAGGAGGTAAGGGTTATGGTAAAGGACAACGCTATCTTGACGGCCGGGGGCAGTGCGAGGACTACTCTCCAGAAGTTTGGCGGTTTTCTCGCTGGTATGGTCATACCTAATATTTCTGCCTTTATCGCTTGGGGACTTATAACGGCATTATTTATCCCAACAGGCTGGCTTCCCAATGAAAAGCTTGGGACACTGGTAGATCCAATGATAAACTTTTTGCTTCCCCTTCTGATTGGTTTTACAGGAGGAAGGCTGGTATATGGAATAAGGGGAGGAGTAATAGGCGCTATAGCTACGGCAGGAGTTATTATAGGCTCGTCGGTGCCGATGTTTATAGGTGCAATGGTTATGGGTCCGCTTGGTGGCTATGTGATTAAAGTCTTTGATGAGTCTGTCAAGGATAAGGTGCCAACGGGTTTTGAAATGTTGGTCAGCAACTTTTCTGGCGGTATCATAGGTGGTGCCCTTGCAATACTGGCGTTTCTGGTAGTAGAACCTGTGGTGGGTAGCATCTCATCAGCACTTGGCACAGCAGCTCAATGGGTAACTGCAAAGGGACTTCTTCCTCTTATAGCTATATTTATTGAACCAGGGAAGGTATTGTTCCTTAATAATGCGATAAACCATGGTATACTGGCGCCATTAGGCGTAGAACAGGTTCAGCAGATGGGTAAGTCTATATTCTTCCTGCTGGAGACTGACCCTGGGCCAGGCCTTGGCGTACTCCTTGCCTACTGGATTTTTGGCAGAGGCAATGCAAAGGAATCAGCACCAGGGGCAATAATAATACACTTCCTTGGCGGCATACATGAGATATATTTCCCATATATCCTGATGAATCCCATACTTATACTGGCTGTTATAGGTGGCGGGATGGCTGCCGATGCTACATTTATGTTGACCCATGCTGGCTTGGTAGCCACACCATCTCCGGGAAGTATATTTGCTGAAATTGCTATGGCACCTAAAGGTGGGCTTATACCGGTATTGCTTGGCATAGCAGTTGGTACAGTGGTTTCATTCCTGATAGCTTCACCGCTTGTGAGGAGAGCGTCAGAGGAGACAATGGACGCCGAGAGCTTGAATATGGCAAAGAATATGGTGCAGGATTTAAAACAGCAGAGTAAGGGCATTACCAGGGCTGAGACCCTTACAGATATGCCAGAATTGGTTGTGTTTGCGTGCGAGGCTGGTATGGGGTCCTCAGCAATGGGCGAGTCTATATTAAAGAAGAAGTTAAAAGAGGCCGGATTTGACATTAGGGTGGAACACAGCCCGGTAAACCAGATATCAAAGGACGCTGACGTGATATTTACACAGAAAAGCCTTGCAGACAGGGCAAGGCAGGTTGTGCCGGACGCCAAGATATACATCGTAGAGAATTTCTTAGACAGCAAGACCTATGACTCATTTATATACGACCTTAAGAATATAAAGAAATAGTGGTGGTATAAATGGAATTAACCTCGAGGCAGCAGTATATATTAAAGCAGATAGCAAGGGACAACAATATGGACATGGATGAGATCTCAAAAGCCCTTGGTGTTAGTGAAAGGACCATAAGGAGAGACCTGGATGACATCAGGGAATACCTGTCAACCTTTAATGTCGGTTTGAAGGTGGATTCAGGCAGGGTCACGCTTTCTGGCAGTAGAAGAGATATAGAAAATTCGCTCAAAAATTTGGGTAAGCTGCCTCAGCTATGGATTTTAAACCCCAGGGAGAGAGAAATATATATTGCACTGGAGCTTTTGCGCTCGAATGGCCCGATAAAGATGGCTTACTTCAGCCACAAGCTGAACGTGGTAGAGGGCAGTATAAGCATATATCTTGACAGGCTGGAGAGATGGTTTAAGCAGCGGAATTTGAATCTTATCCGCAGAAGAGGCTATGGCGTAGAGGTTTCAGGAAATGAGAAGGATAAAAGAGAAGCTCTTGTTGAGCTTCTCTACGATTTTGTGCCGGCAGGAAACATGATATATATGATGGAAAACAGGATAAATGGTGGATACGGGGATATATTAAACCACTGGTTTCACATGGAAGATATTAAAAAGGCAAAGGCAATCCTTAAGGAAGAATTGAGAGAGATGGACCCCCCTCTGGATGAGGCTTCTTTTTACGGTTTTTTGCTTCATGTTATCCTTTCCGTTGATAGGGCTAAAAAGGGAAAGACGGTATGCGTTGAAAGGAAGGACGAGCTTGCAGACAGCAGGGAATACAGAATTGTAAAGAAAATACTTCGTAGGCTTTTGCCAGAGGATTTAATAAAAGAGGATGAGGAGGTATATCTTGCCCTGCACCTTAAGGGGGCTAAGCTTCAACTGACAGAGGACTCCAAACTTTTGCCATTGGGGATTACAACAATGGAACTGGCCTACAGTATGGCAAGAGGTGTAGGAGATGCTATCGGAATACCAATAGAAAATGATAGGAACCTCATTTCGGGACTGGCTCAACACTTAGAGCCGGCCATATACCGGGTGAGCATCGGCCTGGCCATAAGAAACCCCCTTCTTGCCCAGATTAAAGAAAGGTACAGGGAGCTTTTTAGTATTGTCAGTGGCGTGACAGAAAGAATATTTAAACCATACGGTTATGAGATGCCAGAAGAGGAACTGGGGTACATTACCATGCATATGGGCGCTGCCATAGAAAGATGGAATTACGAACGGGGCAGGCTCAGGGTGAGGATAGTGTGTCCAAACGGGATTGGCTCTGCAGAGCTGCTTGCCGGAAGGATCAGAAAGGAGCTTCCAGAGCTTAAGATAATGGGGATTTCTCCGGTGGAGGGTATAAAAGAGGCCGACTACGATATTTTAATATCCACGGTACCGCTCAATACGACAGAAAGGCATGTGGTGGTTTCGCCTTTTCTCTCTGCAGCAGACATTGAAAACATCAGAGAATATATATCACACTCTGATATAAACTATACCAATATGTCATATGATGAAAGCGAAGATACACTTTCTGTAGACTATGAGGTAAGTGTCAAGGCTGACGAAATTTTAAGAAACATCACCCTGGAGAGCATTAACCCTGAAAACCTTGTTGAGATGGTTGGCATCATAGCCGAAACGGCCAGAGATGCGGGTATATGCAATGACACCGAAAAAGTGAAAAGGGTGATACTGGAGAGGGAAAAACTGGGAAGCGTGGCGCTTCCGGGTGAGATGTTTGCCCTCATCCATGGCAGGTCTGAGGCTGTATTTAAAAGTTATGTGGGTATTTTCAGGCTTGTAAAGCCTCTAAATATGAAGAGCATAGGATTTAATGTGGAGAGAGTCTCTACGGTCCTTGTGATGCTGGCTTCTGCCAGAGAAGAACCTGAAGTGATTGCACTTTTAGGTAGAATAAGTTCGGCCCTTATAGAAGATGATAAATTTTTGAATGTGTTAAAAATGGGGGATATAAAGGAAATAAGAGAAGCAATATTAAATGTATTCAATAAGAAATAGGAGTGGTGATATCATGGAAGTATTGACTGCTGATAATGTCATGCTCGGCCTGCCCTCAGAGGAAAGATTTGAAGCCATAAAGAGGGTAGGCAAGAAGCTGGTTGAAAACGGATATGTAGAAGAACAATATATAGAGGGAATGATAAAGAGGGAAGAGGATATATCTACCTATATTGGAAACGGCGTGGCCATCCCCCATGCGGTGAGCGAATATGTAAAGTATATAAAAGGGTCCGGTATAGTTATCGCCCAGTATCCTCAAGGTGTTGACTTTGGTGCAGGGAAGGCATATCTGGTGATAGGGATCGCAGGGAAAGGGGACGAACACATGAATATACTTTCTAAGATTGCCATAGTGTGTTCAGAGATAGATAATGTAAAAAAATTGGTATCAGCCAAAGACCCTGAAGAAGTTATAAACACCATTGAAAGGGAGGTACTGTGATGAAGGTCCTCCATTTTGGAGCAGGAAACATAGGTAGAGGATTTATAGGTCTTATTCTCTACAAATCTGGCTATGAGGTGGTCTTTGCAGATGTTGTAGAGGACCTTGTGAAAAGGTTAAATGAGGAGAAGGGATATAGTGTACACATCCTTGGGACGGAGGTCAGCACGGAGGATGTAGAGAATGTAAGAGGTGTTATGCTAAACTCCGATGAATGCATTGATGAGGTGGAGACTTCTGACCTTATAACAACTGCTGTAGGGGTAAACCATCTGGGTGGCGTGGCAAAGATACTGGCTGAAGGCATAAGACGCATGATGACAAAGGGAAGATGCAGTCCGTTGAATATAATGGCCTGTGAAAATGCCCTCTATGCTACGGATACACTTAAAGGGATGGTTATGGAGCTTTTGAATGAGGGAGAAAAGGAGTATGCGGAAAAATTTATAGGGTTTGCCAATGTGGCTGTTGACAGGATAGCTCCTAATTTCCGGACCAGTGACATGGGTCCCCTTGATGCGGTTGTAGAGAAGTTTTTTGAGTGGGATATAGAGAGGGGAAACCTTAAAACAGACCTGAGCATAGACGGGGCAGCGATAGTGGATAGACTGAGTCCTTACTTGGAAAGGAAACTTTTTCTGCTGAATGGCGCCCATGCTGTAACGGCCTATATGGGTTATCTCAAAGGCCATAAGACTATTGACGAGGCCATATCCGACAAAGAGATCCTATCTGTTGTAAAAAAGGCACAGGAGGAGATGGCGTATGGCCTGGCCCAAAGGCACGATGCCTTTACGTTAGACGAACTTAAGGAATATAGCGGCAGGATCATAGACAGGTTCAGAAACAGATTTCTTCAAGATGAGGTAACAAGAGTGGGCAGGGACCCCATGAGAAAGCTCTCACCAAATGACAGGCTCATTACACCGCTCATGCAGTGTGTGGAAATTGGGGAGCTTCCCGAGGCCCTTATAAAAGGCATAGCGGCTGCACTGAGGTTTGACTATGAGGGAGATGGCCAGGCCGTGGAAATGCAAAGAATTATAAGAGAGAGAGGTGTAGCCGGCGCTGTTGAAGAAATATGCGGCATACCTAAGGATTCACCTATTACCGACAAAATAGTGGTAGAGTATAATAGATTAGTAAAATAGAAGCTGACTACTTTGCCACTGCATTTCACAGTGTATGCCTCCATCCAGCGTCCATGCTGGATGTCCCTGCTTTATTTGCTGCAAATTCAAGAGCATCATGGATTCTCTTTAGGGTCACATCTGATGCGGTATGTTATGCTCAAATGTGTTCTTACGCCCAAATAAAAACTGTGCTGCAGTTTTTATTTCACTTAAAATGGTCTATACAACTATACATATATATGTTATAATAATCAAGGTGGTGGATATGGAGATCGACAAGAAAAGTCCTATACCTATTTATTTTCAACTTAAAAATATTATAAAAGACGACATAGAGAGCGGAGTATTGAAACCAGGTTCAATAATACCATCTGAAAGGGAATATTCTGAGAAGTACGGCATAAGCCGCATGACTGTAAGACAGGCCTTAAAGGAACTGGAAGACGATGGCCTTATCATCAGGGAAAGAGGACGGGGGAGCTTTGTGGCCAGGCCAAAGATTGAACAGAAAAATATAATGAGCTTTACAGAGATGGTAAAGAACATGGGCATGGTACCATCGACAACAGTGATAGACCTCAAGAGGACTGTGGTAGGCAACCTACATAACAGGTTTATGCTTGATGAGCAGGAGGGGTTGTTTGAAATTACCCGATTGAGGTGTGCAAATAATGTTCCTGTGGCTATAGAGTCGGACTATATACCTGAAAGGTATGCTCCGGGAATTGACGAAAAAGACCTGACTGGCTCGCTGTACCGGTTGTTGAGAGAGGAATACAACATAGAGGTAACCTGTTCAAGTGCAGGTTTTGAGGCTGTTATGAGTGACTCGTATCTGGAGAAGATTTTGGAGACAGATGGCTGTATACCGCTCCTAAAGGTAGAAAGCGTCAACATATCGGATAAGCCAGTGTTTTATGAGGTTTCATTCTACCGTTCTGATACATTCAAATATGTTGTAAATATTTACAGGGATGGGAGGTAGTATTATAATGAAGACAGTTATAGAAGAGACCTATGAAGAGATGAGCAGGACTGCAGCCAGGATGGTGGCAGAAGAGATAAGAAGAAAACCCAGCCTGGTGCTTGGCCTGGCCACAGGGGGGACACCACTGGGGATGTATAAAGAGCTTATAAGGATGCACAGGGAAGAGGGTCTGGACTTTTCGGAGGTCATTACATTTAACTTAGATGAATACTATGGTCTTTCTCCCGAGGATGAACATAGCTATCACTACTACATGCATGAGAACTTCTTTAAGCATATAAACATAAAGCCGGAGAATATACACATACCCAGTGGTACAGCCACGGACATTGACAAATTTTGTGAAGAGTATGACAAGGAAATCCAGAGGGTGGGGGGAATAGACCTCCAGGTACTCGGCATAGGCAGAAACGGACACATAGGCTTTAACGAGCCGGGAGATGAGCTGATTACTGAGACTCATGTCACAATACTCACAGAGGAGACAAGGATGGCCAATGCCAGATTTTTTGGCAATCTAAACAATGTCCCTCAAAAAGCGGTTACCATGGGATTGGGTACAATAATGAAGGCAAAAAAAATACTGCTCCTCGCCAGTGGCAGGGAAAAAGCTGTAATCATGGCAGAACTTTTGAGTGACACCAGCGTAACTACCAGAGTGCCAGCATCATTCCTACACCTTCATCCAGACACAACAGTGATAATAGACAGGGAGGCTGCAATGGAACTGCTGGCAAAAAAATCATAGAAGAAATTTTGCAGGCAAACGTTATTCAAAATTTTCCTATCTTTAATTATAAATACAAAATAGTATATAATAAAAGGTGTGAAATTTTACTGAAAGGAGACTGAAGATGGAGAGAGAGGTTACACTTCTTAATAAGACGGGGCTTCATGCAAGACCTGCTGCTCTGTTTGTACAGGAAGCCAGCAAATACAAATGCGACATTAAAGTGGAGAAGGATGGAAAGCAGGTAAATGCCAAGAGCATAATGGGAATTTTGTCTTTGGGTGTCTCTCAAGGCACTAAGATAAAAATCACGACAAACGGTGAGGACGAAAAGGAAGCATTGGAAGCTCTTGTTAAACTGGTCGAAAGTAAATTTGGTGAGGAGTAGGGTAACATGAGGGGCATAAAAGCTTCACCTGGTATTGCCATTGGCCAGGCCTATCTTCTTCAAAAGGATATTAAGATAGAAAAGGCCACTGTAGAGGATAGGAAGAAAGAGCTCGCAAGATTGGATGAAGCCATAGCCGCGTCCATCGGGCAATTAAAAAGGATCATGGATAAGGTCGCTAAGGAAATGGGCGAAAACGCTGCAACTATTTTTGATGCACATATAATGATCCT
The nucleotide sequence above comes from Calorimonas adulescens. Encoded proteins:
- a CDS encoding UPF0182 family protein yields the protein MPIRFSPSGRWFLYVIAVIVMLFIIIAGGAGLIVNYQWLSSLGYGKIFFVRFFAELELGIPAFLIIFFLLYFYFNKIKRDYIRYTGDVMSPKETKRLNIFVLWGSALISAVMSIELASTMWQNFLNYLHSADFGYNDPIFNKDLSLYLFKLPFLNGVYNFLLFLIVILVVLTAIIYVLMYYSNATRFFRYSEENHAFRSIPNREIIMIAINQVAILGLVFFVLLSFGYYLKGFNLLNSPLGVVYGAGYTDIHVTLLFNRILIGLCIAAGIIFAVGGLRRNIRLTASGPLLVIAVVVVSYIASAVVQNFVVSPNEFNREKPYIKNNIEFTQLAYGVNNIKRISFGDVQDISDVDMNMNRNTIDNIRINDYRPVIQVYNQLQGIRMYYRFNDVDIDRYNIDGKPTEVFLSARELDKNRISDQARSWINMHLVYTHGYGVAVTPVNKVTPEGQPEFIVKDIPPKGSIQINRPEIYFGELTNDYVIVNTDAKEFDYPASSGEDNVYTEYSGKTGTKLGFFNRILYTLYTGDVRLLFSSDIGPESRILINRNIMDRAQRIAPFLMYDEDPYLVIDNGKLYWMLDAYTVSNNFPYSTTSVINGRQFNYIRNSVKVVIDAYDGSTDFYIYDSNDPVIKVYQSIFPSLFKPFEAMPEGLKEHIRYPQTLFDIQSVIYGTYHMDNEQVFYNKEDLWNIAKERYQEEVQDIESQYIYMALPDNSGEEEFIIMVPYTPATKNNMISWMAGYTDSETKKPILEIYEFPKNVHVYGPLEVEARIDEDAHLSQQITLWNQSGSSVIRGNTLVIPIDRSILYVEPLYISSSAENSIPEVKRIIVSDGSKIVMADTIQGALGQLIGNQQEATQPAAPEVSTDVIVQIRDAYNKAINALKEGNFTEFGRLMDELGKIINAK
- a CDS encoding CC/Se motif family (seleno)protein codes for the protein MDIVIDRKVKEYLKRKGENAITVKLVTADSCCVPGAFPSVEVGRPKDEELERFKKLNVDGTDVYVHSMIEVKERGLKIYMEGLSFLSRPAVDGVKVF
- a CDS encoding HAD family hydrolase, with the protein product MGYRAVLFDVDGTIIDTTDAIISSLKRVLMEFTSIEYSEEELYVSMGITGSMTMDIFGVAEKDKAIKLWDRYFLQQYDKVSFFPGVRETLDSIKEMGFLTGIVTSKTRHELSSEKILDEVRDDFDVIVCADDAKRPKPNPDPVLKAMEILSVKSKECIYIGDSLYDLLAARSAGVSFGVAVWGSKKPEKLFELDPEHVFSDPREIVDLLKAGAANGGN
- a CDS encoding PTS mannitol transporter subunit IICB, which gives rise to MVKDNAILTAGGSARTTLQKFGGFLAGMVIPNISAFIAWGLITALFIPTGWLPNEKLGTLVDPMINFLLPLLIGFTGGRLVYGIRGGVIGAIATAGVIIGSSVPMFIGAMVMGPLGGYVIKVFDESVKDKVPTGFEMLVSNFSGGIIGGALAILAFLVVEPVVGSISSALGTAAQWVTAKGLLPLIAIFIEPGKVLFLNNAINHGILAPLGVEQVQQMGKSIFFLLETDPGPGLGVLLAYWIFGRGNAKESAPGAIIIHFLGGIHEIYFPYILMNPILILAVIGGGMAADATFMLTHAGLVATPSPGSIFAEIAMAPKGGLIPVLLGIAVGTVVSFLIASPLVRRASEETMDAESLNMAKNMVQDLKQQSKGITRAETLTDMPELVVFACEAGMGSSAMGESILKKKLKEAGFDIRVEHSPVNQISKDADVIFTQKSLADRARQVVPDAKIYIVENFLDSKTYDSFIYDLKNIKK
- a CDS encoding BglG family transcription antiterminator; this translates as MELTSRQQYILKQIARDNNMDMDEISKALGVSERTIRRDLDDIREYLSTFNVGLKVDSGRVTLSGSRRDIENSLKNLGKLPQLWILNPREREIYIALELLRSNGPIKMAYFSHKLNVVEGSISIYLDRLERWFKQRNLNLIRRRGYGVEVSGNEKDKREALVELLYDFVPAGNMIYMMENRINGGYGDILNHWFHMEDIKKAKAILKEELREMDPPLDEASFYGFLLHVILSVDRAKKGKTVCVERKDELADSREYRIVKKILRRLLPEDLIKEDEEVYLALHLKGAKLQLTEDSKLLPLGITTMELAYSMARGVGDAIGIPIENDRNLISGLAQHLEPAIYRVSIGLAIRNPLLAQIKERYRELFSIVSGVTERIFKPYGYEMPEEELGYITMHMGAAIERWNYERGRLRVRIVCPNGIGSAELLAGRIRKELPELKIMGISPVEGIKEADYDILISTVPLNTTERHVVVSPFLSAADIENIREYISHSDINYTNMSYDESEDTLSVDYEVSVKADEILRNITLESINPENLVEMVGIIAETARDAGICNDTEKVKRVILEREKLGSVALPGEMFALIHGRSEAVFKSYVGIFRLVKPLNMKSIGFNVERVSTVLVMLASAREEPEVIALLGRISSALIEDDKFLNVLKMGDIKEIREAILNVFNKK
- a CDS encoding PTS sugar transporter subunit IIA gives rise to the protein MEVLTADNVMLGLPSEERFEAIKRVGKKLVENGYVEEQYIEGMIKREEDISTYIGNGVAIPHAVSEYVKYIKGSGIVIAQYPQGVDFGAGKAYLVIGIAGKGDEHMNILSKIAIVCSEIDNVKKLVSAKDPEEVINTIEREVL
- a CDS encoding mannitol-1-phosphate 5-dehydrogenase gives rise to the protein MKVLHFGAGNIGRGFIGLILYKSGYEVVFADVVEDLVKRLNEEKGYSVHILGTEVSTEDVENVRGVMLNSDECIDEVETSDLITTAVGVNHLGGVAKILAEGIRRMMTKGRCSPLNIMACENALYATDTLKGMVMELLNEGEKEYAEKFIGFANVAVDRIAPNFRTSDMGPLDAVVEKFFEWDIERGNLKTDLSIDGAAIVDRLSPYLERKLFLLNGAHAVTAYMGYLKGHKTIDEAISDKEILSVVKKAQEEMAYGLAQRHDAFTLDELKEYSGRIIDRFRNRFLQDEVTRVGRDPMRKLSPNDRLITPLMQCVEIGELPEALIKGIAAALRFDYEGDGQAVEMQRIIRERGVAGAVEEICGIPKDSPITDKIVVEYNRLVK
- a CDS encoding GntR family transcriptional regulator; protein product: MVYTTIHIYVIIIKVVDMEIDKKSPIPIYFQLKNIIKDDIESGVLKPGSIIPSEREYSEKYGISRMTVRQALKELEDDGLIIRERGRGSFVARPKIEQKNIMSFTEMVKNMGMVPSTTVIDLKRTVVGNLHNRFMLDEQEGLFEITRLRCANNVPVAIESDYIPERYAPGIDEKDLTGSLYRLLREEYNIEVTCSSAGFEAVMSDSYLEKILETDGCIPLLKVESVNISDKPVFYEVSFYRSDTFKYVVNIYRDGR
- the nagB gene encoding glucosamine-6-phosphate deaminase, translated to MKTVIEETYEEMSRTAARMVAEEIRRKPSLVLGLATGGTPLGMYKELIRMHREEGLDFSEVITFNLDEYYGLSPEDEHSYHYYMHENFFKHINIKPENIHIPSGTATDIDKFCEEYDKEIQRVGGIDLQVLGIGRNGHIGFNEPGDELITETHVTILTEETRMANARFFGNLNNVPQKAVTMGLGTIMKAKKILLLASGREKAVIMAELLSDTSVTTRVPASFLHLHPDTTVIIDREAAMELLAKKS
- a CDS encoding HPr family phosphocarrier protein, translating into MEREVTLLNKTGLHARPAALFVQEASKYKCDIKVEKDGKQVNAKSIMGILSLGVSQGTKIKITTNGEDEKEALEALVKLVESKFGEE